The segment CTCCGGAACATTCCAGTTATCTGGACCTTCGGGGCCGGCGGATCAACCACCGCACCCCGAAAAGGATCAGCGCCAGGCGGTCAGCCGGCCGCTGTCATCCAGCACGTAAAGCGTGTTGTTCGCCACGATGGGCGGCAGCGTCACAGGCGCCTTCAACTCCTGCGTGCCCTGCACCGTGCCATCGGTGGCCGAGACGTTGACCATCTCCCCCTCGTTGCTGACGAGCACGAGGCGGTTGCCCGCAAGGACGGGGCCCTGCCAGGCGATCGGGCCTTCCTTCTTCTTTTCCTTGCGATAGCGCGGAAGCTGGGTCAGCCACTTCACCTTGCCGCTGACGCGCGAAAGGCAGAGCAGCTTGGCCTCGTCGGTAACGACAAACAGCCATTCCCCGGCAACCCAGGGCGTCTGGATGCCCGCAAGGTTGATTTCCCAGAGGCGCTGACCGGTGACGAGCTCGAGCGACACCATGCGCCCGCCCTGCCCGACCGCAAAGACGCGGCCCTGATCGATCACCGGATCGGCGTCGATATCGCTGAGCGAGGCAACCGAAGTGGAAATGCTGGTCCGCGCGAGCGCATCCTGCCACACTTCCTGGCCATTTTCGTAACGATAGGCGCTGAGTTCGCCCGAGCTATAACCCGCAACCACGGTGCCCTGCGCAATCGCCGGGCTGGCGACGCCAAAGACGCCTGCGGTTTCAAGCGTGCCTGCACGGCTCCATTCGAGATTGCCGTCGCTCTGACGCATCGCGAAAACCTGATTGTCCTGGCTCATCACATAGACATTGCCATTGCCAACACCCGGTGCACCGCGCAGCGGACCACCGGGGCGCTTCTTCCAAAGCTGCGCGCCGGTTTCGGCGTTGTACGCCGCAACATCGCCCAGCCCGTTGGTGGCGTAGAGCGTGCCGGAATCATAGCTGACGCCGCCGCCGAAGAGCAGGCCGACATTGCCGGTGAGTTCACCCGAAAGCCAGCTGCGGCCACCCGCCGTATCCTTTTCGTCGCCAATCTGGATGCTCCAGAGCTTGGCGCCGCTATCGGCGTTGAATGCGGTGAGCTTGGCGCGGCTGTCGACCACATAGACCTTGCCGTCCGCAACAATCGGTGCGGAGGCGAGACGTGCGGTCTTGCTGCTGCCCTCGATCGTGGCGCTCCACGCGGGCGCGATCGCGGCACCGAGCGAAAGGTGGCCCATCGCCTTCGATGCGCTGCCGCCCGGCTGGGTCCAGCTGGGGTTGGTGAGCGGAGCGGGCAATACCACCGCAACATCGGCGAGCGCCGGATCCACCTCGACACCCGTTTCGGCGCTCAACACCGGAATGCGCTTTCCTACAGTCGGTGTCTTCGGCTTCTTGTCGTCGCCGCCGCCACCAAGAACAGCGCAGCCGCTCACCAGCATGGCGGCGGCCGTTACCAACAATGCGCTACGCATCAATTTCATTGCTTGTCTTCCCCACGCGACTGATCGACAGCGTCAACCCCCAATACGCCTGCCATCTGCACGGCGCGTGAACGGATCGATTCGGGCACGGTCTGGTCCTGTGCGATTTCACCGAACAGCTTGCCCGCCTGGTCGGGCTTGTTCTGGGCGAGATAGGCGGCGGCAACCATTTCGCCGGCGCTGCCGAACCATGGGTTGCCCTTCACCGCCAGCGGCTTCAGGCGTTCGATCACCTGTTCAGGCTTCAGGCTGTCATATTCGGTTGCGGTCTGGCGAACGAGCGCGAGATCGCGGAACGGCTTGGCCACCTTGGCATCGTCCGCCACTTTCTTATAGGCAGCAGCAGCCGCCTTGGTGTCCCCCGCCTGCAGCTTGAGGCTGGCCAGCGTCAGTTCGGCGGTGGCGCGGTAGCCATCGCCGCCTTCAGCCGAGATCTTGGACAGGCGGGCTTCCGCGCCCTCGGTCTTGCCCGATTCCAGATCGTGCAGAACCTGACTCAGTTCCTCGCCCTGTGCCTCGGCCTTCTTGCCCTGCTCATGGTTCCACCAGAGCCAGCCACCAAAGGCCGCCAGCGCGACCAAGATCGCGATAATGAGCGGAATGCCCCAGCGCGTGCCGAAACGCTGAAGCTGGTCGCGACGAAGTTCTTCATCAACCTCGCGCAGAAAGGCTTCGTTCGTCGGGGGCTTGGATGCCAAGTTCAATCTCCGGTCAGTAAAATCGGCGGGACCCTAATGCATGGCGCGAAAAACGGAAACGCTTTTCAGCCGCTGGCGGACGCATGACACGCCCGCCCATCATGGTTTTCAGAAGGTCCTATGACGCGATCATTCAGGCTTTGGGTTGATAGGTTTGCTCGGGACCGGGGAAAACGCGGGCGCGAACTTCCTCGGCATAGCGCGACGCCGCCGCATCGATGCGGCCGGCAAGGTCGTCATAACGTTTCACGAACCGCGCGGTGCGATCGAACATGCCCAGCATGTCGTCGATCACCAGCACCTGGCCATCGCAATCGGCCGATGCCCCGATACCAATGACCGGGCACGAAACCTCGGCGGTCACCGCGCGGGCAAGCGGTTCGATCACACCTTCGACGACCAGCGAGAAGGCGCCCGCCTCGGCAATCGCACGCGCATCGGCGATGATCTTGGCATGTTCGGCATTGCTGCGGCCACGCGCACCGTAACCGCCCAGCGCGTTCACCGCCTGCGGAGTGAGCCCAATATGGCCGACAACGGGGATACCGCGCGCAGTGAGGAACGCGACGGTCGGCGCCATCGCTTCACCGCCCTCAAGCTTGACTGCGGCGGCGCCGGTTTCGGCCATCACGCGCGAAGCAGAGGCAAAGGCCTGTTCGGGGCTGGCTTCATAGCTGCCAAAGGGCATATCGATCACGACGACCGAATGATAGCTGCCACGCACCACGGCGGCGCCGTGCGCGCACATCATGTCGAGCGTGACGGGCAGCGTCGACGGCAGGCCGTAAATCACCTGCGCCAAGCTGTCCCCCACCAGCAGCATGTCGCAGTGGGAATCGAGCAGTTGCGCCATGCGCGCCGTATAGGCGGTGAGCATGACGATGGGCTCCTTGCCCTTGCGCGCCTGGATCTGCGGCACCGTCAGCCGCTTCATCGGAGCGGGTGTGGGATGGGCGCGGCTGGTGGATGTGTCGAGCGTATAGGTCGTAGACATAAGGGCTTCTTAGCCCGACTGCCCGGCACAGACCAGACCCAAGGCATCAGCGCAGCGCGGCAACCGCCACCCCCGGATTGTCGCTGAACACCCCGTCCACACCTAGATCGGCAAACAGCCGGATTTCGGCCGCCAGATCGCCAGCTCCACGCGGGCTGATGCCCTTGCGCATATCGGCCGGCAGGAAATAATTTTCGGCGCGGAAGGTCCAAGGGTGCACCTCCAGCCCCGCCGCATGCGCATCTTCGACAAAGCGCGTCGGCGCGCCGCGTCGGCCGATCCGGCTTACCGGCACAATCAACGACTTGGCCGGCCCGACGCCATCGGCATAGGCGGCCACCCCCTGCAAGCCCTTCGCCGTCGCCATCTCCGCATAGGCGGCGCTGTCTTCCATCAACTGGATAAGCCGCAGCTTCGTCATCCCGCGCAACTGGCGCAGATTGGCCGCCTCGAACGACTGGATGAACACCGGATCGGCGGCCTCGCGATATCCATAACGGTCGAGCAACGCGATCAGCGGCGCTTCAAGCGCCAATCCGATTGACTGGAAATAGCTCGGGTGCTTGGTCTCTGGATAAAGCCCGATCCGTCGCCCCCGCCGCTTTTCCTCGGTCTGGGCAAGCGCGATCACTTCCTCAAAGGTCGGGATTTCGAACTGCCCGTCAAACTTCCGGTTATTGGGCCGCAGGAGCGGCAACCGCTCGCGCGCGCGCAATGTCTTCAGTTCGGCGAGGGTGAAATCCTCGGTGAACCATCCCGTGATCGCCTTGCCGTCTATCGTCTTCGTCGTCTTGCGCGCGGCGAATTCGCGGCGGTCGGAAACGTCTGTGGTCTCCGAAATCTCGTTCTCATGCCGCGCAACAAGCACGCCGTCCTTGGTCATCACCAGATCCGGCTCGATGAAATCGGCACCCTGCTCGATTGCGAGCGCATAGGATGCAAGCGTGTGTTCAGGTCGCTCCCCCGAAGCGCCGCGATGCGCGATCACAATCGGCTGCGCGGTGGCGGACGCCGCCATCACCATGAGCGCGCAGCCTGCGAGAATTCGAAACATCCAGCCCTCCGCATAGAAAGCTCTCCTGCCCGCAAAAACTTACGCGCCGATGGCAAAGGCGCGGTTAATCACCCCAGTGCCGCCTCATATTGATCGGCCTTGAAGCCAACGAGGCACGTATCGCCCAGATCAAGCACCGGCCGCTTGATCATCGAAGGCTGGGCGATCATCAGCGCGATCGCCTTGTCGGCATCCAGATCGGCGCGCGCATCCTCGGGCAGCTTGCGAAAGGTGGTACCCGCCCGGTTCAGGATCTTTTCCCAGCCATGCTCGTCCACCCATGTACGCAGCGAGCCCGCATCGATCCCCGATGCCTTGTAATCGTGGAAATCATAGGCGACCCCCTGCCCCTCTAGCCAGGTACGGGCCTTCTTGATCGTGTCGCAATTCTTGATGCCGTACATGGTGATGGTCATTGAACGATGATTCCCTGAAAAATCCGGAACATGAGACATAGCGAAAAGGCCGCCCTTTCGGACGGCCTTTTTTGTTCACTTCAACCAGCTGAAGAACCGGTCATTCCCACTCGATCGTGCCCGGGGGCTTTGAGGTGAAGTCATAGACCACGCGGTTGATGCCCTTTACCTCGTTGACGATGCGCGTCGCGACGCGGGTCAGGAAGCTGGGGTCGAAGGGATAGACATCGGCGGTCATGCCGTCGGTCGAGGTGACCGCACGCAGTGCACAGACCGAATCATAGGTGCGGCCATCGCCCATCACGCCGACCGTCTTGACCGGCAGCAGCACGGCAAAGGCCTGCCAGATCGCGTCATAAAGGCCCGCATTGCGGATTTCCTCGAGATAGATCGCATCCGCCTTGCGCAGAATGTCACACTTTTCCTTGCTGACTTCGCCGGGAATACGGATGGCGAGGCCCGGCCCCGGGAAGGGGTGGCGGCCAACGAAAACGTCGGGCAGGCCGAGTTCGCGACCGAGTTCGCGGACTTCGTCCTTGAACAGTTCGCGCAGCGGCTCGACGAGCTTCATGTTCATGCGCTCGGGCAGACCGCCAACATTGTGGTGGCTCTTGATCGTGACCGAGGGGCCGCCGGTGAAGGAGACGCTTTCGATCACATCCGGATAGAGCGTACCCTGCGCAAGGAATTCGGCGCCGCCAATCTTGCGCGCTTCTTCCTCGAACACGTCGATGAAGGTCTTGCCGATGAACTTGCGCTTCTTTTCGGGATCGGTTTCGCCGGCCAGACCCGACATGAACAGCGTTTCGGCGTTCACATGGACGAGCGGGATATTGTAGTGGCCGCGGAACAGGCTGACGACCTGATCGGCCTCGCCCGAGCGCATCAGGCCGTGATCGACGAAGACGCAGGTCAGCTGGTCGCCGATCGCCTCATGGATCAACACCGCCGCCACCGCACTGTCGACGCCGCCCGAAAGGCCGCAGATCACCTTGCCGGTGCCGACCTGCTCGCGGATCTCGGCGATCTTGGTCGCGCGGAATTCGGCCATCGTCCAGTCACCCTTGAGGCCGCAGACATGGCGGGCGAAATTGGCGATGAGCTTGGCGCCATCGGGGGTGTGGACCACCTCGGGATGGAACTGCATGCCGTAGAAGCGCTTTTCATCGTTCGCGATGACCGCGAAGGGCGCGCCCGGCGTGGTGGCGACAATGCGGAACCCGGGGGCGAGCGCGGTGACCTTGTCGCCGTGGCTCATCCACACCTGATGCGTTTCGCCTTCGGCCCAGAGGCCGTCGAACAGCGCGCAACGCTCGCTCACCTCGATGAATGCGCGGCCGAATTCGCCGCTTTCGCCGCCTTCGACCTTGCCACCCAGCTGTTGGGTCATGGTCTGCTGGCCGTAGCAGATGCCAAGGATCGGCACGCCGGCATCGAACAGCGCCTGCGGTGCGCGGGGGCTACCCTCTTCGGTCACCGATGCGGGGCCACCGGAAAGGATGATCCCCTTGGGCTTCATCCGTTCATAAGCGGCCTCGGCCATGCTGAACGGTGCGATTTCGCTGTAAACGCCGGCTTCGCGCACACGCCTTGCGATGAGCTGCGTCACCTGGCTGCCGAAATCGACGATGAGGATGGAGTCCTGCGGCTGTACTGTCATCGAGTCGCCCGATTGTCTGGAGGGAAATGTTGCCGCGCCGGTTAGAGCCAGCGCGGCCATCTGTCCAGTTCAGGGGACGATTACGCGCTCAGCGCCACGCGACTCCGCTGTCGATCTGGACCGATTGCACCTGCCCATAACGATAGGAACAGGTGAAGCGCTGCCGGTTCGGATGATCGTCGCGGTAGCCCCGGCGGGTTTCGATCAGTCCCTCGACCTTCCAGCCATCGTCCGCAGGGTCAACGCGCAGGATCTCGCGTACGCTGGCCATGTCCCCCTTGCCCGATGCGCGGTCTTCGGCGGCAAAGGCGCAGGCATCGACGGCGGCGTCCTCAGCCGCGCCGTCGGCACCCTCGTCGTTCGAATTGTCATTGGGGCGATCGGGATAGTCATCGCCCGGATAGCGTTCGCCGCGCTTGCGATCCTGGTCCTTTTTCGCG is part of the Sphingomonas sp. C3-2 genome and harbors:
- a CDS encoding PQQ-binding-like beta-propeller repeat protein; the encoded protein is MRSALLVTAAAMLVSGCAVLGGGGDDKKPKTPTVGKRIPVLSAETGVEVDPALADVAVVLPAPLTNPSWTQPGGSASKAMGHLSLGAAIAPAWSATIEGSSKTARLASAPIVADGKVYVVDSRAKLTAFNADSGAKLWSIQIGDEKDTAGGRSWLSGELTGNVGLLFGGGVSYDSGTLYATNGLGDVAAYNAETGAQLWKKRPGGPLRGAPGVGNGNVYVMSQDNQVFAMRQSDGNLEWSRAGTLETAGVFGVASPAIAQGTVVAGYSSGELSAYRYENGQEVWQDALARTSISTSVASLSDIDADPVIDQGRVFAVGQGGRMVSLELVTGQRLWEINLAGIQTPWVAGEWLFVVTDEAKLLCLSRVSGKVKWLTQLPRYRKEKKKEGPIAWQGPVLAGNRLVLVSNEGEMVNVSATDGTVQGTQELKAPVTLPPIVANNTLYVLDDSGRLTAWR
- a CDS encoding tetratricopeptide repeat protein; this encodes MASKPPTNEAFLREVDEELRRDQLQRFGTRWGIPLIIAILVALAAFGGWLWWNHEQGKKAEAQGEELSQVLHDLESGKTEGAEARLSKISAEGGDGYRATAELTLASLKLQAGDTKAAAAAYKKVADDAKVAKPFRDLALVRQTATEYDSLKPEQVIERLKPLAVKGNPWFGSAGEMVAAAYLAQNKPDQAGKLFGEIAQDQTVPESIRSRAVQMAGVLGVDAVDQSRGEDKQ
- the panB gene encoding 3-methyl-2-oxobutanoate hydroxymethyltransferase → MSTTYTLDTSTSRAHPTPAPMKRLTVPQIQARKGKEPIVMLTAYTARMAQLLDSHCDMLLVGDSLAQVIYGLPSTLPVTLDMMCAHGAAVVRGSYHSVVVIDMPFGSYEASPEQAFASASRVMAETGAAAVKLEGGEAMAPTVAFLTARGIPVVGHIGLTPQAVNALGGYGARGRSNAEHAKIIADARAIAEAGAFSLVVEGVIEPLARAVTAEVSCPVIGIGASADCDGQVLVIDDMLGMFDRTARFVKRYDDLAGRIDAAASRYAEEVRARVFPGPEQTYQPKA
- a CDS encoding glycerophosphodiester phosphodiesterase, which produces MFRILAGCALMVMAASATAQPIVIAHRGASGERPEHTLASYALAIEQGADFIEPDLVMTKDGVLVARHENEISETTDVSDRREFAARKTTKTIDGKAITGWFTEDFTLAELKTLRARERLPLLRPNNRKFDGQFEIPTFEEVIALAQTEEKRRGRRIGLYPETKHPSYFQSIGLALEAPLIALLDRYGYREAADPVFIQSFEAANLRQLRGMTKLRLIQLMEDSAAYAEMATAKGLQGVAAYADGVGPAKSLIVPVSRIGRRGAPTRFVEDAHAAGLEVHPWTFRAENYFLPADMRKGISPRGAGDLAAEIRLFADLGVDGVFSDNPGVAVAALR
- a CDS encoding ArsC family reductase, with protein sequence MTITMYGIKNCDTIKKARTWLEGQGVAYDFHDYKASGIDAGSLRTWVDEHGWEKILNRAGTTFRKLPEDARADLDADKAIALMIAQPSMIKRPVLDLGDTCLVGFKADQYEAALG
- the guaA gene encoding glutamine-hydrolyzing GMP synthase encodes the protein MTVQPQDSILIVDFGSQVTQLIARRVREAGVYSEIAPFSMAEAAYERMKPKGIILSGGPASVTEEGSPRAPQALFDAGVPILGICYGQQTMTQQLGGKVEGGESGEFGRAFIEVSERCALFDGLWAEGETHQVWMSHGDKVTALAPGFRIVATTPGAPFAVIANDEKRFYGMQFHPEVVHTPDGAKLIANFARHVCGLKGDWTMAEFRATKIAEIREQVGTGKVICGLSGGVDSAVAAVLIHEAIGDQLTCVFVDHGLMRSGEADQVVSLFRGHYNIPLVHVNAETLFMSGLAGETDPEKKRKFIGKTFIDVFEEEARKIGGAEFLAQGTLYPDVIESVSFTGGPSVTIKSHHNVGGLPERMNMKLVEPLRELFKDEVRELGRELGLPDVFVGRHPFPGPGLAIRIPGEVSKEKCDILRKADAIYLEEIRNAGLYDAIWQAFAVLLPVKTVGVMGDGRTYDSVCALRAVTSTDGMTADVYPFDPSFLTRVATRIVNEVKGINRVVYDFTSKPPGTIEWE